The proteins below are encoded in one region of Streptomyces marianii:
- a CDS encoding ferritin-like domain-containing protein: MSTYDHYTSPPRQPVWAVPATGAARFSWEYGSGRDRLLALYQKGKDKQWDGAKRIDWDLEVDPYDPLGTPDEALSLYGTRHWARMTEKDKGDLRRHYSSWQFSQFLHGEQGAMVCAARIVESVPDLDAKFYSATQVMDEARHAEIYGRFLHEKIGMLYPINDNLQGLLGDTLRDSRWDMPYLGMQVLIEGLALAAFGMIRDTTDKPLPKQILAYVMQDEARHVAFGRMALRDYYKQLTDAELREREEFVIEGCYLMRDRIRGLEVLEDFGIPRREAEEYTEQSEFLHLFRKLLFSRIVPCVKDIGLWGERLQKAYVDMGVFELGDSNLDLLMTQDEELAERLDRERFAAEEAERVAEVEEAIADGAN; this comes from the coding sequence GTGTCGACGTATGACCACTACACCAGCCCGCCCCGGCAACCCGTCTGGGCCGTCCCGGCCACCGGCGCGGCCCGCTTCAGCTGGGAGTACGGCTCCGGCCGAGACCGGCTGCTCGCCCTCTACCAGAAGGGCAAGGACAAGCAGTGGGACGGCGCCAAGCGCATCGACTGGGATCTCGAGGTCGACCCGTACGACCCCCTCGGCACCCCCGACGAGGCCCTCAGCCTCTACGGGACGCGCCACTGGGCCAGGATGACCGAGAAGGACAAGGGCGATCTGCGCCGGCACTACTCCTCCTGGCAGTTCAGCCAGTTCCTGCACGGGGAGCAGGGCGCGATGGTGTGCGCGGCGCGGATCGTCGAGTCCGTTCCCGACCTCGACGCGAAGTTCTACTCCGCCACCCAGGTCATGGACGAGGCCCGGCACGCCGAGATCTACGGCCGCTTCCTGCACGAGAAGATCGGGATGCTGTACCCGATCAACGACAACCTCCAGGGCCTGCTCGGCGACACCCTCCGCGACTCCCGCTGGGACATGCCGTACCTCGGTATGCAGGTGCTCATCGAGGGCCTGGCGCTCGCCGCGTTCGGCATGATCCGCGACACCACCGACAAGCCGCTCCCCAAGCAGATCCTGGCGTACGTGATGCAGGACGAGGCCCGGCACGTCGCCTTCGGGCGCATGGCGCTCCGCGACTACTACAAGCAGCTCACGGACGCGGAGCTGCGCGAGCGCGAGGAGTTCGTCATCGAGGGCTGCTACCTCATGCGGGACCGGATCCGCGGGCTGGAGGTCCTGGAGGACTTCGGCATCCCGCGCCGGGAGGCCGAGGAGTACACCGAGCAGTCCGAGTTCCTGCACCTCTTCCGCAAGCTGCTCTTCAGCCGGATCGTGCCCTGCGTCAAGGACATCGGGCTCTGGGGCGAACGGCTCCAGAAGGCGTACGTCGACATGGGCGTCTTCGAACTCGGCGACTCCAACCTCGATCTGCTGATGACCCAGGACGAGGAACTCGCGGAGCGCCTGGACCGGGAGCGCTTCGCGGCGGAGGAGGCGGAGCGGGTGGCCGAGGTCGAGGAGGCGATCGCGGACGGGGCGAACTGA
- a CDS encoding AurF N-oxygenase family protein: MTTVSERDLTLLRDALGPLRDREQVAARLLESSAKHSFDPDEELDWDAPVEEGKWFWPPELVSLYDTPLWRRMSEEQRMDLARHEAASLASLGIWFEIILMQLLVRHIYDKPVTSNHVRYALTEIADECRHSMMFAKMIQKGGAPAYPVPRVYHNLARVLKTVSTTPGSFAATLLGEEILDWMQRLTFPDERVQTLVRGVTRIHVVEEARHVRYAREELRRQMVTAPRWEQEFTRLGCGEAARVFSVCFINPDVYENVGLDRREAVAQVKASGHRREVMQSGARRLTDFLDDIGVLRGPGRRLWKSSGLLA, from the coding sequence ATGACGACTGTGTCCGAACGCGATCTCACGCTCCTCCGCGATGCCCTCGGGCCCCTGCGGGACCGCGAGCAGGTCGCCGCGCGCCTGCTCGAGTCCTCGGCCAAGCACTCCTTCGACCCCGACGAGGAGCTCGACTGGGACGCCCCGGTCGAGGAGGGCAAGTGGTTCTGGCCGCCGGAGCTGGTGTCCCTCTACGACACCCCGCTGTGGCGGCGGATGTCCGAGGAGCAGCGGATGGACCTGGCCCGGCACGAGGCGGCGTCCCTCGCCTCGCTCGGCATCTGGTTCGAGATCATCCTGATGCAACTGCTGGTGCGGCATATCTACGACAAGCCCGTGACCAGCAATCATGTGCGCTACGCCCTCACCGAGATAGCGGACGAGTGCCGCCACTCGATGATGTTCGCGAAGATGATCCAGAAGGGCGGCGCCCCCGCGTACCCGGTGCCGCGGGTGTACCACAACCTCGCCCGCGTCCTGAAGACCGTCTCCACGACTCCGGGCTCCTTCGCGGCCACGCTGCTCGGCGAGGAGATCCTCGACTGGATGCAGCGCCTGACCTTCCCGGACGAGCGCGTCCAGACGCTGGTCCGCGGAGTGACGCGGATCCACGTGGTGGAGGAGGCGCGGCACGTACGCTACGCGCGTGAGGAGCTGCGCCGCCAGATGGTGACCGCGCCGCGCTGGGAGCAGGAGTTCACCCGGCTCGGCTGCGGCGAGGCGGCCCGGGTCTTCTCCGTGTGCTTCATCAACCCCGACGTCTACGAGAACGTCGGCCTGGACCGGCGCGAGGCCGTCGCCCAGGTGAAGGCGAGCGGACACCGCCGTGAGGTGATGCAGTCGGGCGCCAGGCGCCTCACGGACTTCCTCGACGACATCGGCGTCCTCCGGGGCCCGGGCCGCCGGCTGTGGAAGAGCTCGGGACTCCTCGCCTGA
- a CDS encoding sensor histidine kinase: MTGSTPFRRGRPRLRRPAWTATLTWKAAVFITVMCCALAALLGALVHVSVTRQTVEQAREKALSRLEDATEAYEAGEPMGRYGALDPQALPSGLRALALRGQRGTVVSDVDGRPTMWAAGPADGRALAVRIDYTLSAQTIVGLDRAIVGSSALAIGATLLAGAFSVTRVTRRLHLTAQVARRISAGDLDARVNDPRTKDPARCEDEVATVSGALDTMASTLQGKLLSEQRFTADVAHELRTPLTGLSAAAELLPPGRPSELVQDRVRRMRTLTEDLLEISRLDAGREKVDLDIRELAPLAERVVRMARSTGSETELLVVRGTSVETDKRRLERVLGNLIANAHRHGAGPVVVTVDGPVVSVRDHGEGYPEYLLEHGPQRFRTESGGKGHGLGLTIAVGQAAVMGARLEFGNAPGGGALARLTLPEYVHLADRPDGGGAASPDTAGGYPAAPGPDAGPRTAPDTDGGSPAAPGPDAAPGTDMLHTKPTDKRT; this comes from the coding sequence ATGACCGGCAGCACGCCGTTCCGCCGTGGCCGGCCGCGGCTGCGCCGGCCGGCCTGGACCGCCACGCTCACCTGGAAGGCCGCGGTCTTCATCACCGTGATGTGCTGCGCGCTGGCGGCGCTGCTCGGTGCGCTGGTGCATGTGTCGGTGACCCGCCAGACCGTGGAACAGGCCCGCGAGAAGGCGCTGTCGAGGCTGGAGGACGCGACCGAGGCGTACGAGGCGGGCGAGCCGATGGGGCGGTACGGCGCCCTGGACCCGCAGGCGCTGCCGTCCGGGCTGCGGGCGCTGGCGCTGCGCGGGCAGCGCGGCACGGTGGTCTCGGACGTCGACGGCCGGCCGACGATGTGGGCCGCGGGCCCGGCGGACGGCCGCGCCCTGGCGGTGCGGATCGACTACACGCTGAGCGCGCAGACCATCGTGGGCCTCGACCGGGCCATCGTCGGCTCCTCCGCACTGGCGATCGGCGCGACGCTGCTGGCGGGAGCCTTCTCGGTGACCCGGGTGACCCGCCGGCTGCATCTGACCGCGCAGGTGGCGCGACGGATCAGCGCGGGCGATCTGGACGCGCGCGTCAACGACCCCCGCACGAAGGACCCGGCGCGCTGCGAGGACGAGGTGGCCACGGTCTCCGGCGCGCTGGACACCATGGCCTCCACCCTCCAGGGCAAGCTGCTGAGCGAGCAGCGCTTCACCGCCGATGTGGCGCACGAGCTGCGCACCCCCTTGACGGGCCTGTCCGCGGCGGCCGAGCTGTTGCCGCCGGGGCGCCCGTCGGAGCTGGTGCAGGACCGGGTGCGCAGGATGCGGACGCTGACGGAGGACCTGCTGGAGATATCGCGGCTCGACGCGGGCCGGGAGAAGGTCGACCTCGACATCCGTGAACTGGCGCCGTTGGCCGAGCGGGTGGTGCGGATGGCGCGTTCCACCGGCTCGGAGACGGAACTGCTGGTCGTCCGAGGCACGAGCGTCGAGACGGACAAGCGGCGGCTGGAACGTGTGCTCGGCAATCTGATCGCCAACGCGCACAGGCACGGTGCGGGGCCGGTGGTGGTGACCGTGGACGGGCCGGTGGTGTCGGTCCGGGACCACGGGGAGGGGTATCCGGAGTACCTGCTGGAGCACGGGCCGCAGCGGTTCCGTACCGAGTCGGGCGGCAAGGGCCACGGTCTCGGTCTGACGATCGCGGTGGGCCAGGCCGCGGTGATGGGCGCGCGGCTGGAGTTCGGGAACGCTCCGGGGGGCGGGGCGCTCGCCCGGCTGACGCTGCCCGAGTACGTGCATCTCGCCGACCGCCCGGACGGGGGTGGCGCGGCCTCGCCGGACACGGCCGGCGGATACCCGGCGGCGCCCGGCCCGGACGCCGGACCTCGGACCGCGCCCGATACGGACGGCGGGTCCCCGGCGGCGCCCGGCCCGGATGCCGCTCCCGGCACCGACATGCTGCACACGAAGCCCACAGATAAGCGGACGTAA
- a CDS encoding ATP-dependent DNA ligase has product MDQSSPRVALLPPVDVMRPRPADEIPEHDSTPGGYQYSLKLDGFRALAFVLDGGRVFLQSRSRRDLSGEFPEIAAYLRDHLPPGIVLDGELCAYREGRLSFTDLLRSHSDRERMGVPVSYIAFDILAIPGRDVRALPLRDRWELLGAALRDVGPPLQRVLVTLDEETAHGWFRDMRALGVEGTVAKALNSPYRAGATWAWRKIRHSDTRDGALLGVFGPVDRPRALLVRLPDDRTVKTSPQLTSTQSRQVGELVRGHLGELTEHPDHGPVRMLTEPLAVELRQATGRHEAARFVRVRPEG; this is encoded by the coding sequence ATGGATCAGAGCTCGCCGAGAGTGGCCCTTCTCCCGCCAGTCGACGTCATGCGCCCCCGGCCGGCGGACGAGATCCCCGAGCACGACAGCACGCCCGGGGGCTATCAGTACTCCCTCAAGCTCGATGGATTCCGCGCCCTCGCCTTCGTCCTGGACGGCGGACGGGTCTTCCTGCAGTCACGCTCACGAAGGGATCTCTCCGGGGAGTTCCCCGAGATTGCCGCATACCTGCGAGACCATCTGCCACCCGGAATCGTGTTGGACGGTGAATTGTGCGCCTACCGGGAGGGGCGACTGAGCTTCACCGACCTGCTCCGGTCCCACAGCGATCGCGAGCGGATGGGAGTCCCGGTGTCCTACATCGCGTTCGACATTCTCGCCATTCCGGGCCGGGACGTCAGGGCTCTGCCTCTGAGGGACCGGTGGGAGCTGCTCGGAGCGGCGCTGCGGGACGTCGGCCCACCACTTCAGCGTGTGCTGGTAACGCTGGATGAGGAAACAGCCCACGGCTGGTTCCGTGACATGAGGGCCCTGGGCGTCGAAGGGACCGTGGCGAAAGCGCTGAACTCGCCCTATCGGGCAGGAGCTACCTGGGCCTGGAGGAAGATCCGGCATTCCGATACGCGAGACGGCGCACTGCTCGGCGTCTTCGGCCCGGTGGATCGGCCGCGGGCACTTCTTGTCCGGCTCCCCGATGATCGAACCGTGAAGACGTCGCCTCAGCTGACCTCGACGCAGTCACGGCAGGTTGGCGAACTGGTACGCGGTCATCTGGGAGAGCTGACGGAGCACCCGGACCACGGGCCCGTGCGGATGCTCACCGAGCCTCTCGCCGTTGAACTGCGCCAGGCGACCGGACGCCACGAGGCCGCCCGGTTCGTGCGCGTACGGCCCGAGGGGTGA
- a CDS encoding nuclear transport factor 2 family protein produces the protein MPQLPDTGYLPTPDELASIQAWFTEYDAAAARRDIERMADMAVFPLNLVSDDSAGSGASAQWDREQYVRTMAQVMGDGSDDIAFESVRTPVFLGPAMAVVFTDSTMTAGGTTQQLRYADVLIRRDGRWAFQTMLQSGWGDNLR, from the coding sequence GTGCCCCAGCTTCCCGACACCGGGTACCTCCCGACCCCCGACGAACTCGCCTCGATCCAGGCGTGGTTCACCGAGTACGACGCGGCGGCAGCGCGCCGTGACATCGAGCGGATGGCCGACATGGCCGTCTTCCCGCTCAATCTGGTCAGCGACGACTCCGCGGGCAGCGGTGCCTCCGCCCAGTGGGACCGCGAGCAGTACGTCCGGACCATGGCCCAGGTCATGGGGGACGGGTCCGACGACATCGCCTTCGAGTCGGTGCGTACGCCCGTCTTCCTCGGCCCGGCGATGGCGGTCGTCTTCACCGACTCCACCATGACGGCGGGCGGCACGACCCAGCAGCTGCGGTACGCGGACGTCCTGATCAGACGGGACGGGCGGTGGGCCTTCCAGACCATGCTGCAGAGCGGCTGGGGCGACAACCTGCGCTGA
- a CDS encoding FtsW/RodA/SpoVE family cell cycle protein produces the protein MTATAAESLPPERPPTARRRGVELSLLVCAVLISVYGYADVGLARSGAVPPDALAYGAGLGLLALLAHLAVRLRAPYADPLLLPIAVLLNGVGLVLIYRLDLETPADRAAPAQLIWSTLGVALFIAVVVLLRDHRVLQRYGYLSVVTALALMIVPILFPAVNGARIWIRIGGLSFQPGEFAKILLAVFFAAYLAANRHALAHTGRRIGPLQLPAGRVLGPVVAIWLISVVVLVLERDLGTSLLFFGLFVVMLYVATGRTGWIVVGLLLAGVGAFAVGTLEPHVHSRVESWIDPYASITAGDGPSQLAQSLFAFASGGVLGTGLGAGHSILIGFAAKSDFILATAGEELGLAGLTALFLLYTLLVARGYRAGLDLRDPFGGLLSVGLAAIVAVQVFVIAGGVTGLIPLTGMAMPFLAQGGSSVVTNWIIVALLIRLSDSAREPHPEPVEAGVIAPAAPPAARTVRTDTGPAEPAVPTEAAARTDPPGPAAEGTR, from the coding sequence ATGACCGCAACGGCAGCGGAGTCCCTCCCACCCGAACGGCCTCCTACGGCGCGACGGCGGGGCGTCGAGCTCTCGCTCCTCGTGTGCGCCGTCCTCATCTCCGTGTACGGCTATGCCGACGTGGGTCTGGCCAGGAGCGGAGCCGTTCCGCCCGACGCCCTCGCCTACGGTGCGGGCCTCGGTCTGCTCGCACTGCTCGCCCATCTCGCCGTGCGACTGCGGGCGCCCTACGCGGACCCGCTGCTGCTGCCGATCGCGGTCCTCCTCAACGGGGTGGGCCTCGTCCTCATCTACCGCCTCGACCTCGAGACCCCGGCCGACCGCGCCGCCCCGGCCCAGCTGATCTGGTCCACCCTGGGCGTCGCGCTGTTCATCGCGGTCGTCGTACTGCTGCGTGACCACCGCGTGCTGCAGCGCTACGGATACCTCTCGGTCGTCACCGCGCTCGCCCTGATGATCGTGCCGATCCTCTTCCCCGCGGTGAACGGCGCCCGGATCTGGATCCGGATCGGAGGTCTCTCGTTCCAGCCGGGCGAGTTCGCCAAGATCCTGCTGGCGGTGTTCTTCGCCGCGTACCTGGCCGCGAACCGCCATGCACTCGCCCACACGGGCCGCCGGATCGGGCCCCTGCAACTGCCCGCCGGCCGGGTGCTCGGCCCGGTCGTGGCCATCTGGCTGATCAGTGTGGTCGTACTGGTGCTGGAGCGGGACCTCGGCACCTCGCTGCTGTTCTTCGGGCTCTTCGTGGTCATGCTCTACGTCGCCACGGGCCGGACCGGCTGGATCGTGGTGGGGCTGCTGCTCGCGGGCGTCGGTGCGTTCGCCGTCGGCACCCTGGAGCCGCACGTGCACAGCCGGGTCGAGTCCTGGATCGACCCGTACGCGTCCATCACGGCCGGCGACGGGCCGAGCCAGCTCGCCCAGTCGCTGTTCGCCTTCGCGTCGGGAGGGGTCCTGGGCACCGGCCTCGGCGCGGGGCACTCGATCCTGATCGGCTTCGCCGCCAAGTCCGACTTCATCCTGGCGACGGCCGGCGAGGAACTGGGGCTGGCCGGGCTGACGGCGCTCTTCCTGCTCTACACACTGCTGGTGGCGCGGGGCTACCGCGCGGGACTCGACCTGCGCGACCCCTTCGGGGGGCTGCTCTCCGTGGGCCTCGCCGCGATCGTCGCCGTACAGGTCTTCGTCATCGCGGGCGGGGTGACGGGCCTCATCCCGCTGACCGGTATGGCCATGCCCTTCCTGGCGCAGGGGGGTTCGTCCGTCGTCACCAACTGGATCATCGTGGCGCTGCTGATCCGGCTGAGCGACTCGGCCCGTGAGCCGCACCCGGAGCCGGTGGAGGCGGGGGTGATCGCACCCGCCGCGCCCCCGGCGGCCCGGACAGTACGGACGGACACGGGACCGGCGGAACCCGCGGTCCCGACGGAGGCGGCAGCGCGGACGGATCCGCCGGGACCGGCCGCGGAGGGGACGCGGTGA
- a CDS encoding penicillin-binding transpeptidase domain-containing protein → MTRYIRRAAALSLFLLAALFVNAVRIQVLQADGLNGSPANRRAAIARYDEPRGTIVVGGRPVTGSKDTGEQLRYERTYPDGPLYAPVTGYSSQTYGTTLLEHAEDGVLSGTDPRLAPLPFWNEFTRSERPGGKVLTTIRPSVQQAAYRGLDGRRGAVAAIEPSTGRILALVSSPSYDPGLLSGNSPEVTAAWRRLNGAETRPMLNRAIRQTYPPGSTFKIVTAAAALEARVVTDADAPTDTPDPFVIPGTRTTLPNPVPGCRNASLVYAIKWSCNTVLANLGAKVGLKGMLETAGRFGFNDASLRIPSGVAVSNFDRRMSVDQLALSSIGQFDTTATPLQMAMVAAAVANGGELAHPYLVDRTTTRDGDTVRETPRRSYRRAMFPATALELRRMMVEAAEKGTGTRALIDGVTVGGKTGTAQHGVGNAGTPYAWFIAWAQLPEAPRPAVAVAVVVEDPEAAGGEISGGGDAAPIARAVMVEALKAAKP, encoded by the coding sequence GTGACGCGGTACATCCGGCGCGCCGCCGCGCTGAGCCTGTTCCTCCTCGCCGCGTTGTTCGTGAACGCCGTTCGCATCCAGGTGCTGCAGGCCGACGGCCTCAACGGCAGCCCCGCGAACCGTCGTGCGGCCATCGCGCGCTACGACGAACCGCGCGGGACCATCGTCGTCGGCGGCCGGCCGGTCACGGGCTCGAAGGACACCGGCGAGCAGCTGCGGTACGAACGCACCTATCCGGACGGTCCCCTCTACGCGCCGGTCACCGGCTACTCCTCGCAGACGTACGGCACGACCCTGCTCGAGCACGCGGAGGACGGGGTGCTGTCGGGCACCGACCCGAGGCTCGCCCCGCTGCCGTTCTGGAACGAGTTCACCCGCTCCGAGCGGCCCGGCGGCAAGGTCCTGACCACGATCCGGCCGTCCGTGCAGCAGGCGGCGTACCGAGGGCTCGACGGCAGGCGCGGGGCGGTCGCGGCGATCGAGCCGTCGACGGGGAGGATCCTGGCGCTCGTCAGCAGCCCCTCGTACGACCCCGGGCTGCTGTCCGGCAACAGCCCCGAGGTCACCGCGGCATGGCGGCGGCTCAACGGTGCGGAGACCCGTCCGATGCTCAACCGGGCCATCCGGCAGACGTATCCGCCCGGCTCCACGTTCAAGATCGTGACGGCCGCGGCCGCGCTGGAGGCGCGGGTCGTCACGGACGCGGACGCCCCCACGGACACACCGGACCCGTTCGTCATCCCGGGCACCAGGACGACGCTGCCCAACCCCGTGCCGGGCTGCCGCAACGCGTCCCTGGTGTACGCGATCAAGTGGTCGTGCAACACGGTGCTGGCGAACCTGGGCGCGAAGGTGGGGCTGAAGGGGATGCTGGAGACGGCGGGCCGCTTCGGCTTCAACGACGCGTCGCTGCGGATCCCGTCCGGCGTGGCGGTGTCCAACTTCGACCGCCGCATGAGCGTGGACCAGCTGGCGCTGTCGTCCATCGGCCAGTTCGACACCACGGCCACGCCCCTGCAGATGGCGATGGTGGCCGCGGCCGTCGCCAACGGCGGCGAGCTGGCCCACCCGTACCTGGTGGACCGCACGACCACCCGGGACGGGGACACGGTGAGGGAGACACCGCGCCGGTCCTACCGTCGCGCGATGTTCCCGGCGACCGCGCTGGAACTGCGGCGGATGATGGTGGAGGCGGCGGAGAAGGGCACGGGAACGCGGGCGCTCATCGACGGGGTGACCGTGGGCGGCAAGACCGGCACGGCGCAGCACGGCGTCGGCAACGCGGGTACGCCGTACGCCTGGTTCATCGCCTGGGCGCAGCTCCCTGAGGCGCCGCGGCCCGCCGTGGCGGTCGCGGTGGTCGTCGAGGACCCGGAGGCGGCGGGCGGCGAGATCAGCGGCGGCGGCGATGCGGCGCCGATCGCACGGGCGGTGATGGTCGAGGCGCTGAAGGCGGCGAAGCCCTGA
- a CDS encoding HEAT repeat domain-containing protein has protein sequence MFTGMDEVDWASMGHAYGPADDVPGLLRSLASADPAERETALDGMYTAVHHQGDVYDSTLACIPFLLELVASPEVQDRGAIVELLTSIGGIDLDDDELDPEDEEFEDAANYAMAAAAVAAGADVFVGLLGDPDAGVRLAAPCALAMLHGDPARVLALLRTRLEGERDTEVRLALVEAVGRIALRHEPLRAESVSWLTTLLAPDRPPGLRLSALTQLARCAPGLLPDDVASTATALLRATDEAAAGAGPGARSGPGARSGAEARSGPGAGSGAEARSGAEARSGAEARSGPGAGSGPGAGSGAEAGSGAEARSGAEARSGAEARSGAEAGSGPGAGSGPGAGSGAEAGSGPGAGSGAEAGSGAEAGSGAEAAGDDRRPGAPWADDLLRTLHSALGDRVDDRIALLTGQLTSADPDQRTDAVWMCHGLIRAWRGPYDEVVRLVGTQLGDPDPLLHGAAVSLLESLFGLALPAADALAERVRSAGGERPADRRALVALARLGDARAVPALARALEQPDLPRDAAFAVPYLGDRAAPLVPVLRRRLGEVGLDEQLYDRAVPLLTGLAGVRAAEALPEVLRVLRVLRGAPARGGEWVTEAALRALTTFGAAALPAAPELRALLGGASSHPSSSVVAAAARALWAATGDVAEVVPVLRELLTADGPDERRAAAAALGAVGRAAADAAPALRGLLASPERWLRMDAAVALWRVTGEARESLPVLRTAWEENRYGRVEIAECLAEMGPSAGPAAPLLRAELARPRRHNVLDGGSGSHDIEQDERLLTLCRAALRPHA, from the coding sequence GTGTTCACGGGGATGGACGAGGTCGACTGGGCCTCGATGGGGCATGCGTACGGTCCGGCTGACGACGTACCGGGGCTGCTGAGGTCGCTCGCCTCCGCGGATCCGGCCGAGCGGGAGACCGCGCTCGACGGGATGTACACCGCGGTACACCACCAAGGCGACGTGTACGACTCCACGCTGGCCTGCATCCCCTTCCTCCTGGAACTCGTCGCCAGCCCCGAGGTGCAGGACCGCGGCGCCATCGTGGAGTTGCTGACCAGCATCGGCGGCATCGACCTCGACGACGACGAACTCGACCCGGAGGACGAGGAGTTCGAGGACGCCGCGAACTACGCGATGGCCGCCGCCGCGGTGGCCGCAGGGGCTGACGTGTTCGTCGGGTTGCTGGGCGACCCGGACGCCGGGGTCCGGCTCGCGGCGCCGTGCGCCCTCGCGATGCTCCACGGCGACCCGGCGCGGGTACTGGCCCTCCTGAGGACCCGGCTGGAGGGGGAACGGGACACGGAGGTACGGCTCGCACTCGTCGAGGCGGTCGGGCGGATCGCGCTGCGCCACGAGCCGCTCCGCGCCGAGTCGGTGAGCTGGCTGACCACGCTGCTCGCCCCGGACCGGCCGCCCGGGTTGCGGCTTTCCGCACTGACCCAGCTGGCACGCTGCGCACCCGGCCTCCTGCCCGACGACGTGGCGTCGACGGCGACCGCGCTGCTGCGGGCCACGGACGAGGCCGCGGCGGGCGCCGGGCCGGGGGCCAGGTCCGGGCCGGGGGCCAGGTCCGGGGCGGAGGCCAGGTCCGGCCCGGGGGCCGGGTCCGGGGCGGAGGCCAGGTCCGGGGCGGAGGCCAGGTCCGGGGCGGAGGCCAGGTCCGGGCCGGGGGCCGGGTCCGGGCCGGGGGCCGGGTCCGGGGCGGAGGCCGGGTCCGGGGCGGAGGCCAGGTCCGGGGCGGAGGCCAGGTCCGGGGCGGAGGCCAGGTCCGGGGCGGAGGCCGGGTCCGGGCCGGGGGCCGGGTCCGGGCCGGGGGCCGGGTCCGGGGCGGAGGCCGGGTCCGGCCCGGGGGCCGGGTCCGGGGCGGAGGCCGGGTCCGGGGCGGAGGCCGGGTCCGGGGCGGAGGCGGCGGGGGACGACCGCCGGCCGGGCGCGCCCTGGGCGGATGACCTGCTGCGGACGCTCCACTCCGCTCTCGGTGACCGCGTCGACGACCGGATCGCGCTGCTCACCGGCCAGCTGACCAGCGCCGATCCTGACCAGCGCACGGACGCCGTGTGGATGTGCCACGGGCTGATCCGGGCCTGGCGCGGGCCGTACGACGAGGTGGTGCGACTCGTCGGCACGCAGCTCGGCGACCCCGATCCGCTGCTGCACGGCGCGGCGGTCAGCCTCCTGGAGAGCCTCTTCGGGCTGGCGCTGCCCGCGGCCGACGCGCTCGCGGAGCGGGTGAGGAGCGCCGGCGGGGAACGGCCGGCGGACCGTCGCGCGCTCGTCGCCCTCGCCCGGCTCGGTGACGCGCGTGCCGTCCCGGCGCTCGCCCGCGCACTGGAGCAGCCGGATCTGCCGCGCGACGCGGCGTTCGCCGTTCCGTACCTCGGCGACCGGGCCGCTCCTCTCGTGCCGGTGCTGCGGCGGCGACTCGGCGAGGTGGGCCTGGACGAGCAGCTCTACGACCGGGCGGTACCACTGCTGACCGGACTCGCCGGCGTACGGGCGGCCGAGGCGCTGCCCGAGGTGCTGCGGGTGCTGCGGGTGCTGCGCGGCGCGCCGGCGCGGGGCGGCGAGTGGGTGACCGAGGCGGCGCTGCGGGCCCTCACGACGTTCGGGGCCGCCGCCCTTCCGGCGGCACCGGAGCTCCGCGCACTGCTCGGCGGCGCGTCCTCGCACCCGTCCTCGTCGGTCGTCGCAGCCGCGGCGCGGGCGCTGTGGGCGGCGACGGGGGACGTGGCCGAGGTGGTGCCGGTGCTCCGCGAGCTGCTCACGGCGGACGGTCCGGACGAGCGCCGCGCCGCCGCCGCGGCCCTCGGCGCGGTCGGCCGGGCGGCGGCCGACGCGGCGCCCGCGCTGCGTGGCCTGCTCGCCTCGCCGGAACGCTGGCTCCGGATGGACGCGGCGGTCGCCCTGTGGCGGGTCACGGGTGAGGCCCGGGAATCCCTGCCGGTGCTGCGGACCGCGTGGGAGGAGAACCGCTACGGACGGGTCGAGATCGCCGAGTGCCTCGCCGAGATGGGCCCGTCGGCGGGTCCGGCCGCGCCCCTGCTGCGTGCGGAGCTCGCGCGGCCCCGGCGGCACAACGTGCTGGACGGGGGGTCCGGAAGCCACGACATCGAGCAGGACGAACGCCTGCTCACTCTCTGCCGCGCGGCACTGCGCCCGCACGCGTGA
- a CDS encoding LysR substrate-binding domain-containing protein — protein sequence MRSLRSRWTVTTACRAVPRSTSATSPGSTALYEESRMLVVPRGHPLADRASVTAEELAGEEAAPCPFETVDWTSYRILGAGVPPIESYEDKLEPVADGRAIAVLPVGDRRSSLRPDLVTVPIEGAPASQVVLLSRKGDPNPMIRNLRLAAKAVLTAPAAPAA from the coding sequence ATGAGGTCGCTCCGGAGCCGGTGGACCGTGACGACGGCGTGCCGGGCGGTGCCCCGCTCTACCTCGGCCACCAGCCCGGGCTCCACCGCGCTGTACGAGGAGTCCCGGATGCTCGTGGTCCCGCGCGGCCATCCCTTGGCCGACCGCGCGTCGGTGACCGCGGAAGAACTGGCCGGAGAGGAGGCGGCGCCGTGCCCGTTCGAGACCGTGGACTGGACGTCCTACCGGATCCTCGGGGCCGGCGTGCCGCCGATCGAGAGCTACGAGGACAAGCTCGAACCCGTCGCGGACGGCAGGGCGATCGCCGTGCTTCCGGTCGGCGATCGGCGTAGCTCACTGCGTCCCGACCTCGTCACCGTCCCGATCGAGGGCGCTCCCGCCAGCCAGGTCGTCCTGCTCAGCCGCAAGGGCGACCCGAATCCGATGATCAGGAATCTCCGGCTCGCGGCCAAGGCCGTCCTGACCGCCCCAGCCGCCCCGGCCGCCTGA